A region from the Candidatus Tenderia electrophaga genome encodes:
- a CDS encoding capsular biosynthesis protein CpsI — MKVLVTGSAGFIGSNVSHALLDRGDEVVGLDNLNDYYDVTLKQDRLARLIARDGFTDIRLDLEDRDGVARLFSDHKPDRVVHLAAQAGVRYSLINPHAYIDSNIQGTTNILEGCRHNEVKHLVYASSSSVYGANTKMPFSVHDNVDHPVSLYAASKKANELMAHTYSHLYQLPTTGLRFFTVYGPWGRPDMALFLFTKAILEGKPIDVFNYGKCRRDFTYIDDIVEGVVRTLDKVATPNPDWSSDDPDTGTSYAPYRIYNIGNNQPVELLRFIEVIEECLGMEAEKNMLPLQPGDVPATFANVDDLMNDVGFKPATSIEDGIGRFVEWYRGYYNV, encoded by the coding sequence ATGAAGGTATTAGTAACAGGCAGCGCCGGCTTTATCGGCTCCAATGTGTCCCACGCCCTACTCGACCGCGGCGACGAAGTGGTAGGCCTGGATAATCTCAACGATTACTACGACGTGACATTGAAACAGGACCGCCTGGCGCGCCTCATTGCCCGGGACGGATTCACCGATATCCGCCTGGACCTGGAAGACCGTGACGGCGTGGCCAGATTGTTCAGCGATCACAAACCCGACCGGGTGGTGCATCTGGCCGCCCAGGCCGGCGTGCGTTATTCCCTGATCAATCCGCACGCCTACATCGACAGCAATATCCAGGGCACCACCAACATCCTGGAGGGCTGCCGCCACAACGAAGTGAAGCACCTGGTCTACGCCTCCAGCAGCTCGGTCTACGGCGCCAACACCAAGATGCCCTTTTCGGTGCACGACAACGTGGACCACCCGGTCAGTCTCTACGCCGCCTCGAAAAAGGCCAACGAGCTGATGGCCCACACCTACAGCCATCTCTACCAGCTGCCGACCACCGGGCTGCGTTTCTTCACCGTCTACGGGCCCTGGGGCCGCCCCGACATGGCCCTGTTCCTGTTCACCAAGGCGATTTTGGAAGGCAAGCCCATCGATGTCTTCAACTACGGCAAGTGCCGGCGCGACTTCACCTATATCGACGATATCGTGGAAGGCGTGGTACGCACCCTGGACAAGGTCGCCACCCCCAACCCCGACTGGTCGAGTGATGATCCGGACACCGGCACCAGCTACGCCCCCTATCGCATCTACAATATCGGCAACAACCAGCCTGTGGAATTGCTGCGCTTCATCGAAGTCATTGAGGAATGCCTGGGCATGGAGGCGGAAAAGAACATGCTGCCGCTGCAGCCCGGTGACGTGCCGGCCACCTTTGCCAATGTGGATGATTTGATGAACGATGTCGGCTTCAAGCCGGCCACTTCCATTGAGGATGGGATTGGGCGGTTTGTGGAGTGGTATCGAGGGTATTACAACGTTTAA
- a CDS encoding fructose-1,6-bisphosphate aldolase (class II aldolase; catalyzes the reversible aldol condensation of dihydroxyacetonephosphate and glyceraldehyde 3-phosphate in the Calvin cycle, glycolysis and gluconeogenesis), whose translation MALISMRQLLDYAAENDFGLPAFNVNNMEQVHAIMQAANAVDSPVIMQGSAGARSYAGEPFLRHLISAAIEQYPHIPVVMHQDHGSEPAVCLRSIQSGFSSVMMDGSLMPDMKTPATYEYNVEVTRKVVEMAHAGGVSVEGELGCLGSLETGQAGEEDGHGAEGTLDMDQLLTDPEEAKDFVQKTGVDALAIAIGTSHGAYKFTKAPTGDILRIDRVREINAVLPNTHLVMHGSSSVPQDWLEIINSFGGDMGQTYGVPVDEIVEGIKNGVRKVNIDTDLRMASTGAVRKHLAENPANFDPRKFLKESTKAMMEICKARYEAFGCAGHASKIKAKSLEKMIDFYK comes from the coding sequence ATGGCTCTAATTTCAATGCGTCAATTGTTGGACTACGCGGCAGAGAATGATTTCGGCCTGCCGGCGTTCAATGTCAATAACATGGAACAGGTTCACGCTATCATGCAGGCGGCTAATGCCGTTGATTCACCTGTCATCATGCAGGGTTCCGCGGGCGCCCGTTCGTATGCCGGCGAGCCCTTCCTGCGTCACCTGATCTCCGCCGCGATCGAGCAGTATCCTCACATCCCGGTGGTTATGCACCAGGACCATGGTTCCGAGCCGGCTGTATGCCTGCGTTCCATTCAGTCCGGTTTTTCCTCGGTCATGATGGACGGTTCGCTGATGCCCGACATGAAGACCCCGGCGACCTACGAGTACAATGTCGAAGTCACTCGCAAGGTGGTTGAGATGGCTCACGCCGGCGGTGTTTCCGTCGAAGGCGAGCTGGGTTGTCTGGGGTCTCTGGAAACCGGCCAGGCGGGCGAAGAAGACGGCCACGGGGCCGAAGGTACCCTGGACATGGATCAGCTATTGACCGATCCCGAAGAGGCCAAGGACTTTGTCCAGAAGACCGGCGTAGACGCCCTGGCCATCGCCATCGGTACCTCGCACGGTGCCTACAAGTTTACCAAGGCACCCACCGGTGACATTCTGCGTATCGACCGTGTACGTGAAATCAACGCCGTCCTGCCCAACACGCATCTGGTTATGCACGGTTCTTCCTCTGTGCCCCAGGATTGGCTGGAGATCATCAACAGCTTCGGCGGCGACATGGGTCAGACCTATGGCGTGCCCGTCGATGAGATCGTGGAAGGCATCAAGAACGGCGTGCGTAAGGTCAATATTGATACCGACTTGCGCATGGCCTCGACCGGTGCGGTGCGCAAGCACCTGGCCGAAAACCCGGCCAACTTCGACCCGCGTAAATTCCTGAAGGAATCTACCAAGGCGATGATGGAGATCTGTAAGGCGCGTTACGAGGCCTTCGGCTGTGCCGGTCATGCTTCCAAGATCAAGGCCAAGTCTCTGGAAAAGATGATCGACTTCTACAAGTAA
- a CDS encoding pyruvate kinase (catalyzes the formation of phosphoenolpyruvate from pyruvate), which translates to MFRRTKIVATLGPATDDPKALDELIQAGVDVVRANFSHGSAEEHINRAEAVRNRARAHGRQVGVLADLQGPKIRTERFKDGKVKLAEGQRFILDAACATNDGDQERVGLTYKELPNDVNRGDTLLLDDGRIVLWVEEVQGQEIVCKVQVGGMLSNNKGINRMGGGLSAAALTEKDKADIKTAAEMQADYVAISFPRKADDVHLARELLREAGGHGGIVAKIERAEAVDDAEEIIAASDAIMIARGDLGVEIGDAELPAVQKRLIKMARAMNRVVITATQMMESMIENPIPTRAEVFDVANAVLDGTDAVMLSAETAAGKYPAKAVAAMARICISAEKEELASTSDHRINTRFSRVDEAIAMAAMYAANHLGVKAIACLTESGATPLWMSRISSGIPIYALTPHVETRRKVTLYRGVCPVSFTHTTTDHSVVNKEAVDELMRRGAVRNGDLVIITKGDLMGVLGGTNALKIVRVGDMHEPSSTEA; encoded by the coding sequence ATGTTTAGACGCACAAAGATTGTTGCGACCCTTGGGCCGGCAACGGATGACCCGAAAGCACTGGATGAGCTGATTCAAGCCGGTGTTGACGTGGTGCGCGCCAATTTTTCCCACGGTTCGGCTGAAGAACACATCAATCGCGCCGAGGCGGTACGCAATCGCGCCCGCGCGCACGGACGCCAAGTCGGCGTGCTCGCCGACCTGCAGGGTCCTAAGATTCGCACCGAGCGTTTCAAGGACGGCAAGGTCAAACTCGCCGAAGGTCAGCGCTTCATCCTCGACGCCGCCTGCGCCACCAACGACGGTGATCAGGAGCGTGTCGGCCTGACTTACAAAGAGCTGCCCAATGACGTCAACCGCGGCGATACGCTGTTGCTCGACGACGGCCGCATCGTGCTGTGGGTAGAAGAGGTCCAAGGCCAGGAAATCGTTTGTAAGGTGCAGGTGGGGGGTATGCTCTCCAACAACAAGGGCATCAATCGTATGGGCGGGGGGCTGTCCGCCGCCGCATTGACGGAAAAAGACAAGGCGGACATCAAGACCGCCGCCGAGATGCAGGCCGATTATGTGGCCATCTCCTTTCCGCGCAAGGCCGATGACGTGCATCTGGCCCGCGAACTGCTGCGCGAGGCCGGCGGCCACGGCGGCATCGTGGCCAAGATCGAACGGGCCGAAGCCGTGGACGATGCCGAAGAGATTATTGCCGCCTCCGACGCTATCATGATCGCCCGCGGCGATCTGGGCGTGGAGATCGGCGACGCCGAACTGCCGGCGGTGCAGAAACGCCTGATCAAGATGGCGCGCGCCATGAACCGTGTCGTCATTACCGCCACCCAGATGATGGAGAGCATGATCGAGAACCCCATCCCCACGCGGGCGGAGGTCTTCGACGTGGCCAATGCCGTGCTGGACGGCACCGACGCGGTGATGCTGTCTGCCGAAACCGCCGCCGGCAAATATCCGGCCAAGGCGGTTGCGGCCATGGCGCGTATTTGTATCAGCGCCGAGAAGGAGGAGCTGGCCAGCACCTCGGATCATCGTATCAACACCCGTTTTAGCCGTGTCGACGAGGCCATCGCCATGGCGGCCATGTATGCCGCCAATCATCTTGGCGTCAAGGCCATCGCCTGCCTGACCGAGTCGGGTGCGACTCCATTGTGGATGTCGCGTATCAGTTCCGGGATTCCGATTTATGCCCTGACACCTCATGTGGAAACGCGCCGCAAGGTGACTTTGTATCGCGGTGTTTGTCCCGTCAGTTTTACCCATACCACCACCGACCATTCGGTGGTCAATAAAGAGGCGGTGGACGAGTTGATGCGGCGCGGTGCGGTGCGCAACGGCGATCTTGTGATCATTACCAAAGGGGATCTCATGGGGGTCTTGGGCGGTACCAACGCGCTGAAGATCGTGCGCGTCGGGGATATGCATGAACCCTCCTCCACAGAGGCATGA
- a CDS encoding phosphoglycerate kinase, which yields MSVIKMTDLELAGKRVLIRQDLNVPVKNGKVSSDKRIRASLPTIEKALAAGGAVMIMSHLGRPTEGEYSDEFSLAPVAEHMSNLLGKPVKLIKDYLDGVELGDGEVAILENVRFNVGEKKNDDALAKKYAALCDVFVMDAFGTAHRAQGSTHGVAKYAPTACAGPLLADELDALGKALDNPKRPMVAIVGGSKVSTKLTVLESLSKKVDQLIVGGGIANTFIAAAGYNVGKSLYEADLVDTCDRLTADATSRGAEIPVPTDVVCGKEFSETAQATLKAVTEVSDDDMIFDIGPETSKQLAEILKDAGTIVWNGPVGVFEFDQFGEGTKALSLAIAESAAFSIAGGGDTLAAVDKYDIADKVSYISTGGGAFLEFLEGKTLPAVAILEERAAN from the coding sequence ATGTCCGTAATCAAGATGACTGATCTGGAACTGGCAGGTAAGCGTGTATTGATTCGCCAGGACCTCAACGTGCCGGTGAAGAACGGCAAGGTCTCTTCAGACAAGCGTATCCGCGCCTCCCTGCCGACCATCGAAAAGGCCTTGGCTGCGGGTGGCGCGGTGATGATCATGTCTCACCTGGGGCGCCCCACCGAAGGCGAGTACAGCGATGAGTTTTCTCTGGCGCCGGTGGCCGAGCATATGAGCAATCTGCTGGGCAAGCCGGTAAAGTTGATCAAGGATTATCTGGACGGCGTCGAGCTGGGTGACGGCGAAGTGGCCATCCTGGAAAACGTTCGCTTCAATGTGGGCGAGAAGAAAAATGACGATGCGCTGGCCAAGAAATATGCCGCACTCTGCGATGTCTTCGTGATGGACGCCTTCGGTACCGCGCATCGCGCCCAGGGTTCCACCCACGGCGTGGCCAAGTACGCCCCCACCGCTTGCGCCGGTCCCCTGCTGGCCGATGAGCTGGATGCATTGGGCAAGGCGCTGGACAATCCCAAACGTCCCATGGTCGCGATTGTCGGCGGTTCCAAGGTGTCCACCAAGCTGACCGTGTTGGAATCTCTCTCCAAGAAGGTCGACCAGTTGATCGTCGGCGGCGGCATCGCCAATACCTTCATCGCGGCGGCGGGCTATAACGTCGGTAAATCATTGTACGAAGCCGATCTGGTTGACACCTGTGACAGGTTGACGGCGGATGCCACGTCCCGCGGCGCCGAGATCCCGGTCCCTACGGACGTGGTCTGCGGCAAGGAATTCTCTGAAACCGCGCAAGCGACACTCAAAGCGGTGACTGAAGTGTCTGACGATGACATGATCTTCGACATCGGTCCCGAGACCTCAAAGCAACTGGCCGAGATCCTCAAGGACGCCGGCACCATCGTTTGGAACGGCCCGGTAGGCGTGTTTGAGTTCGATCAATTCGGCGAAGGCACCAAGGCCTTGTCACTGGCGATCGCCGAGTCCGCTGCCTTCTCAATCGCCGGTGGCGGTGATACCCTGGCCGCGGTTGATAAGTACGATATTGCTGATAAAGTATCCTACATTTCCACCGGCGGCGGCGCCTTCCTCGAATTCCTGGAAGGCAAGACCCTGCCGGCTGTGGCCATTTTGGAAGAGCGTGCCGCCAACTAG
- a CDS encoding glyceraldehyde-3-phosphate dehydrogenase, translated as MAIKIGINGFGRIGRMAFRAIAKEFQDMEVVAINDLLEPDYLAYMLKHDSVHGRFDGEVSVDNGALIVNGNKIRLTAERDPANLKWDEVGVDVVLECTGFFLTEETCQKHIDAGAKKVVQSAPSKDATPMFVYGVNEADYAGQAIVSAASCTTNCLAPLAKVIHDKFGIKRGLMTTVHAATATQKTVDGPSMKDWRGGRGILENIIPSSTGAAKAVGKVLPDLNGKLTGMAFRVPTSDVSVVDLTVELNKDASYEDICAAVKDAAENGGAISETLAYTEEKVVSTDFRGVSYSSIFDAGAGIALDGSFVKLVAWYDNEYGYTCNMMRFVRHVANN; from the coding sequence ATGGCAATTAAAATCGGTATTAACGGTTTCGGTCGTATCGGTCGTATGGCTTTTCGCGCGATTGCAAAGGAATTCCAGGATATGGAAGTGGTCGCGATCAATGACCTGCTGGAGCCTGACTATCTGGCCTACATGCTCAAGCATGATTCCGTGCACGGTCGTTTCGACGGCGAAGTATCCGTCGACAACGGTGCCCTGATCGTCAACGGCAACAAGATCCGTCTGACCGCCGAACGTGATCCCGCCAACCTGAAATGGGACGAAGTGGGTGTGGACGTGGTGTTGGAATGCACCGGTTTCTTCCTGACCGAAGAAACCTGTCAGAAGCACATCGATGCCGGTGCTAAGAAGGTGGTTCAGTCCGCACCATCCAAAGACGCCACTCCGATGTTCGTCTACGGCGTCAATGAAGCCGACTACGCGGGACAGGCCATTGTCTCCGCCGCTTCCTGTACCACCAATTGCCTGGCACCCCTGGCCAAGGTCATTCACGACAAGTTCGGCATCAAGCGCGGCCTGATGACTACGGTGCATGCGGCGACCGCCACACAGAAGACTGTCGACGGTCCTTCCATGAAAGACTGGCGCGGCGGCCGCGGCATCCTGGAGAACATCATTCCGTCTTCCACCGGGGCCGCCAAGGCCGTGGGTAAGGTGCTGCCCGATCTGAACGGCAAGCTGACCGGCATGGCCTTTCGCGTGCCGACCTCCGACGTGTCCGTGGTCGACCTGACCGTTGAGTTGAACAAAGACGCTTCTTATGAAGACATCTGCGCTGCCGTCAAAGACGCCGCCGAGAACGGTGGCGCCATCAGCGAGACCCTGGCGTACACCGAAGAGAAGGTGGTATCCACCGACTTCCGCGGTGTCAGCTATTCATCCATCTTCGATGCCGGCGCCGGTATCGCCTTGGATGGCAGTTTCGTCAAACTGGTCGCCTGGTACGACAACGAGTACGGTTACACCTGCAATATGATGCGTTTTGTTCGTCACGTGGCGAATAACTAA
- a CDS encoding transketolase (catalyzes the formation of ribose 5-phosphate and xylulose 5-phosphate from sedoheptulose 7-phosphate and glyceraldehyde 3-phosphate; can transfer ketol groups between several groups; in Escherichia coli there are two tkt genes, tktA expressed during exponential growth and the tktB during stationary phase) — MPSRKDLANAIRALSMDAVQKANSGHPGAPMGMADIAEVLWNDFMHHNPTNPQWVNRDRFVLSNGHGSMLIYSLLHLTGYDLPLAELKNFRQLHSQTPGHPEYGYTAGVETTTGPLGQGISNAVGMALAERTLAGQFNRDNHHIVDHYTYVFLGDGCMMEGISHESCALAGTLGLGKLMAFWDDNGISIDGHVDNWFTDDTPKRFEAYGWHVVRDVDGHDADAVAAAIREAKSVNDKPSLICTKTVIGYGSPNLCGSHDCHGAPLGDDEIAATRENLGWPHGTFEVPDEIYAGWDAKEKGAAAEAAWNEKFAAYKAAHPDLAAEFERRTAGELPANWEQVTAEYIAAVNEKAESPATRKASQGAITAYAAVLPEFLGGSADLTPSNLTNWPDAKAITNTVTDGNYLSYGVREFGMSAILNGIVLHGGFIAFGGTFLMFSEYARNALRMAALMKQGSIFVYTHDSIGLGEDGPTHQPVEQTATLRMIPNMTVWRPCDAVETAVAWKAAIEKRDGPTSLIFSRQGLAHQSRNDEQIAAIAKGGYVLKDCDGTPDAIIIATGSEVALATGAAEELSGKGKKVRVVSMPAVDVFEAQDESYRESVIPSSVTARVAVEAGVTDGWYKYVGLNGKVVGLNRFGESAPAGQLFKEFGFTVENVVKTVESVL, encoded by the coding sequence ATGCCCTCTCGCAAAGATCTAGCGAATGCCATCCGTGCCTTGAGCATGGACGCAGTTCAAAAAGCGAATTCAGGTCACCCTGGCGCCCCCATGGGGATGGCGGATATTGCCGAAGTGCTGTGGAACGACTTCATGCACCACAACCCAACCAACCCGCAGTGGGTCAACCGCGACCGTTTCGTATTGTCCAACGGTCACGGCTCCATGCTGATCTATTCCCTGCTGCACCTGACCGGCTATGACCTACCCTTGGCAGAGCTGAAAAACTTCCGTCAACTGCATTCCCAGACCCCGGGTCACCCCGAGTATGGTTACACCGCCGGCGTGGAGACTACCACCGGACCCTTGGGGCAGGGCATCAGCAATGCCGTCGGCATGGCCCTGGCCGAGCGCACCCTGGCCGGTCAATTCAATCGCGATAATCACCACATCGTCGATCACTACACCTATGTCTTTCTGGGCGACGGCTGCATGATGGAGGGCATCTCCCACGAGTCCTGCGCCTTGGCCGGTACTCTGGGGCTGGGCAAGCTGATGGCCTTCTGGGACGATAACGGCATCTCCATCGACGGTCATGTGGACAACTGGTTTACCGACGACACGCCCAAGCGCTTCGAAGCCTACGGCTGGCACGTGGTGCGTGATGTGGACGGCCACGATGCCGACGCGGTGGCCGCGGCCATCCGCGAGGCCAAGTCGGTTAACGACAAGCCTAGTCTGATTTGCACCAAGACCGTCATCGGTTACGGCTCGCCCAATCTGTGCGGCAGCCACGACTGCCACGGCGCCCCGCTGGGCGACGATGAAATCGCCGCCACGCGTGAAAACCTGGGCTGGCCCCACGGCACCTTCGAAGTGCCCGACGAGATCTACGCCGGTTGGGACGCGAAAGAAAAGGGCGCCGCCGCCGAAGCGGCCTGGAACGAAAAGTTCGCCGCCTATAAGGCCGCCCATCCGGACCTGGCGGCGGAGTTCGAGCGCCGCACCGCCGGTGAGTTGCCCGCCAACTGGGAACAGGTGACCGCCGAGTACATCGCCGCGGTCAATGAAAAGGCTGAGAGCCCGGCCACCCGTAAGGCGTCTCAGGGTGCCATCACCGCCTATGCCGCGGTCCTGCCTGAGTTCCTGGGCGGTTCCGCCGACCTGACCCCGTCGAATCTGACCAACTGGCCCGACGCCAAAGCCATCACCAACACGGTCACCGACGGCAACTATCTGTCCTACGGTGTGCGTGAGTTCGGCATGTCGGCCATCCTCAACGGTATCGTTCTGCACGGCGGTTTCATCGCCTTCGGCGGCACCTTCTTGATGTTCTCTGAATATGCCCGTAACGCCCTGCGCATGGCGGCCCTGATGAAGCAGGGTTCCATCTTCGTCTATACCCACGACTCCATCGGTCTGGGCGAAGACGGCCCCACCCACCAGCCGGTGGAGCAGACCGCCACCCTGCGTATGATTCCCAATATGACAGTCTGGCGTCCCTGTGATGCAGTAGAGACCGCCGTGGCCTGGAAAGCGGCCATCGAGAAGAGAGACGGTCCGACCTCGCTGATCTTCTCGCGCCAGGGCCTGGCCCATCAATCGCGCAACGACGAGCAGATCGCTGCCATCGCCAAGGGCGGTTATGTGCTGAAGGATTGCGACGGTACCCCGGACGCCATCATCATCGCCACCGGTTCCGAAGTCGCCCTCGCCACCGGTGCGGCTGAAGAGTTGTCCGGCAAGGGCAAGAAGGTCCGGGTCGTTTCCATGCCCGCAGTCGATGTCTTCGAAGCGCAGGACGAGTCCTATCGCGAATCCGTGATTCCGTCATCCGTCACCGCCCGCGTCGCGGTGGAGGCCGGTGTGACCGACGGTTGGTACAAGTACGTCGGTTTGAACGGCAAGGTGGTCGGCTTGAACCGTTTCGGTGAGTCGGCGCCTGCAGGCCAGCTGTTCAAGGAGTTCGGCTTTACCGTAGAGAACGTCGTCAAGACTGTTGAGAGCGTGCTCTAA
- a CDS encoding S-adenosylmethionine synthetase (catalyzes the formation of S-adenosylmethionine from methionine and ATP; methionine adenosyltransferase), producing MSKNYLFTSESVSEGHPDKVADQISDSVLDAILDQDTKARVACETMINTGMIILSGEITTSASVDFQDVARQAVKRIGYNSSEMGFDWETCAVLVAMDKQSADIAMGVDEVNDREQGAGDQGLMFGYATNETDVLMPAPITYAHRLVRRQAEVRKNGALPWLRPDAKSQVTFRYEDNKPVGIDAVVLSTQHNEEINTETLRAAVMDEIIKPVLPSEWITSDTQFHINPTGRFVIGGPVGDCGLTGRKIIVDTYGGMARHGGGAFSGKDPSKVDRSAAYAGRYVAKNIVAAGLAERCEIQISYAIGVAEPTSISIDTFGTGKVDDVRIEELVREHFDLRPKGLIAMLNLMQPIYTATAAYGHFGREDVELPWERTDKAAALRDAARI from the coding sequence ATGTCCAAGAATTATTTATTTACATCTGAATCGGTGTCCGAAGGGCATCCGGATAAGGTCGCCGACCAAATTTCTGACAGTGTCCTGGACGCCATCCTGGATCAAGACACAAAGGCGCGTGTCGCCTGCGAAACCATGATCAACACCGGCATGATTATCCTCTCCGGCGAGATCACTACCTCGGCCTCGGTCGACTTCCAGGACGTGGCCCGCCAAGCCGTCAAGCGCATCGGCTACAACAGCTCCGAGATGGGCTTCGACTGGGAGACCTGCGCTGTATTGGTCGCCATGGACAAGCAGTCCGCCGATATCGCCATGGGTGTGGACGAAGTCAACGACCGCGAACAGGGTGCCGGTGACCAGGGCCTGATGTTCGGTTACGCCACCAACGAAACCGATGTCCTCATGCCCGCGCCCATCACCTACGCCCACCGTCTGGTCCGCCGTCAGGCCGAAGTGCGCAAGAACGGCGCCCTGCCCTGGTTGCGTCCCGACGCCAAGAGCCAGGTGACCTTCCGTTACGAAGACAACAAGCCGGTCGGCATCGACGCGGTGGTTCTGTCTACCCAGCACAATGAAGAGATCAACACCGAGACCCTGCGTGCCGCGGTCATGGACGAGATCATCAAGCCGGTCCTGCCGAGCGAGTGGATCACCTCCGACACCCAGTTCCACATCAATCCCACTGGCCGTTTCGTTATCGGTGGCCCCGTGGGTGACTGTGGTCTGACCGGCCGTAAGATCATCGTCGACACCTACGGCGGCATGGCCCGTCACGGGGGTGGCGCCTTCTCTGGCAAGGATCCGTCCAAGGTGGACCGTTCCGCCGCGTATGCCGGCCGTTACGTCGCCAAGAACATCGTCGCCGCCGGTCTGGCCGAGCGCTGCGAGATCCAGATCTCTTATGCCATCGGCGTGGCCGAGCCGACCTCGATCTCCATCGACACCTTCGGCACCGGCAAGGTTGACGATGTCCGCATCGAAGAATTGGTCCGTGAGCATTTCGACCTGCGCCCCAAGGGCCTGATCGCCATGCTTAATCTGATGCAGCCTATCTACACCGCCACGGCCGCTTACGGTCACTTTGGCCGCGAAGATGTGGAACTCCCCTGGGAGCGTACCGACAAGGCAGCTGCATTGCGTGACGCAGCACGCATCTAA
- a CDS encoding adenosylhomocysteinase, which produces MSEFTDYKVADISLADWGRKEMNIAETEMPGLMALREKYGKEKPLKGARIMGSLHMTIQTAVLIETLVELGAEVRWVSCNIFSTQDHAAAAIAAQNIPVFAWKGETLEEYWWCTEQAFKWPNGQTANMILDDGGDATLLVHKGVECEKNGAVPSPNTTDNEELKCVYGVLARVMEEDPKFWTKQAESIKGVTEETTTGVHRLYDMMKKGELLFPGMNVNDSVTKSKFDNLYGCRESLVDAIKRATDVMIAGKIAVVCGYGDVGKGSAQSLRGLAATVWVTEIDPICALQAAMEGFRVVTMEEAAPVADIFVTTTGNKDIITHDHMVKMKNQAIVCNIGHFDNEIDIAGMKKYEWENIKPQVDHIILPNGNRIIMLAEGRLVNLGCGTGHPSFVMSNSFTNQVLAQMEFFNKKEDEYPIGVYILPKQLDEEVARLHLGRVDAHLTKLSQDQADYIGVAVEGPYKSDHYRY; this is translated from the coding sequence ATGTCTGAATTTACCGATTATAAAGTTGCCGACATCTCACTGGCCGATTGGGGCCGCAAGGAAATGAATATCGCCGAGACCGAAATGCCCGGTCTGATGGCGCTGCGTGAGAAATACGGCAAGGAAAAACCGCTCAAGGGCGCGCGCATCATGGGCAGCCTGCACATGACCATCCAGACTGCAGTACTCATCGAAACCCTGGTGGAATTGGGTGCCGAGGTACGCTGGGTATCGTGCAACATCTTCTCCACCCAGGACCATGCCGCAGCCGCTATTGCAGCCCAAAACATCCCGGTCTTCGCCTGGAAGGGCGAAACCCTGGAAGAGTATTGGTGGTGTACCGAGCAGGCCTTCAAATGGCCCAATGGTCAGACCGCGAATATGATCCTGGACGACGGCGGCGACGCCACCCTGCTGGTGCACAAGGGTGTCGAATGTGAAAAGAACGGTGCCGTGCCCTCGCCCAACACCACGGACAACGAAGAGCTGAAATGTGTCTACGGCGTGCTGGCCCGGGTCATGGAAGAAGATCCCAAGTTCTGGACCAAGCAGGCGGAAAGCATCAAGGGTGTCACCGAAGAAACCACCACCGGTGTCCATCGCCTGTATGACATGATGAAGAAGGGCGAGCTGCTGTTCCCCGGCATGAACGTCAACGACTCGGTCACCAAGTCCAAGTTCGACAACCTCTACGGCTGCCGTGAGTCGCTGGTTGACGCCATCAAGCGTGCCACCGACGTCATGATCGCCGGCAAGATCGCCGTGGTCTGTGGTTACGGCGACGTTGGTAAGGGTTCCGCTCAGTCACTGCGCGGTCTGGCTGCCACTGTTTGGGTCACCGAGATCGATCCCATCTGCGCCCTGCAGGCGGCAATGGAAGGCTTCCGCGTGGTCACCATGGAAGAAGCCGCTCCTGTCGCCGACATCTTTGTCACCACCACCGGTAACAAAGACATCATCACCCACGATCACATGGTCAAGATGAAGAACCAGGCCATCGTTTGTAATATCGGTCACTTCGATAACGAAATCGATATCGCCGGTATGAAGAAGTACGAGTGGGAAAACATCAAGCCGCAGGTCGACCACATCATCCTGCCCAACGGCAACCGCATCATCATGTTGGCCGAAGGCCGCCTGGTGAACCTGGGCTGTGGTACCGGTCATCCCAGCTTTGTCATGTCCAACTCCTTCACCAACCAGGTGTTGGCACAGATGGAGTTTTTCAACAAGAAAGAGGATGAGTATCCGATCGGCGTCTACATCCTGCCGAAGCAACTGGACGAAGAGGTCGCCCGTCTGCATCTGGGCAGGGTCGATGCGCATCTGACCAAGCTGAGCCAGGATCAGGCCGACTACATCGGTGTTGCCGTGGAAGGTCCTTACAAGTCCGACCATTATCGCTACTAA